From the genome of Desulfomicrobium escambiense DSM 10707, one region includes:
- a CDS encoding cupin domain-containing protein, translating into MKKVNLIEANGFNDLGLKKLLVHESPYFKILNFNFKAGQQLPIHSHDIEGQLSILILEGEGEFLAKDGTVPAKTGDVLVCDIAVPHGIRAITDMRTVVTIAPPI; encoded by the coding sequence ATGAAAAAAGTCAATTTGATCGAAGCCAACGGCTTCAACGACCTGGGACTGAAGAAGCTGCTGGTCCACGAATCGCCCTATTTCAAGATCCTGAACTTCAACTTCAAGGCTGGACAGCAATTGCCCATCCATTCCCATGACATCGAGGGCCAGCTTTCCATTCTCATCCTGGAAGGCGAAGGCGAATTCTTGGCCAAGGACGGGACCGTGCCGGCAAAAACCGGCGACGTCCTCGTTTGCGACATTGCCGTGCCGCACGGGATCAGGGCGATCACAGACATGCGCACCGTGGTCACCATCGCCCCGCCGATTTGA
- a CDS encoding EF-hand domain-containing protein, producing the protein MRVSSRQYLEATSQLSGNGEASQNELFAKIGARKCFRDADANKDDVVTQDEVTLSAEAFARLDASRDGKVTQEEIDAAMAGHGKDVYSFFVSQRRAAKSQDLLAGILGDSAKQDDSSASEKAAREYMKRMDANSDGVLSRQETSVSATAFNEIDTSGNGSIELAEMQAALKVHDAKLSSYYSSIQESSTPSTLRKKV; encoded by the coding sequence ATGCGTGTCAGTTCCAGGCAATATCTTGAGGCCACGTCACAGCTGTCCGGCAATGGCGAGGCGAGTCAGAACGAACTGTTCGCAAAAATCGGCGCACGGAAATGCTTTCGTGACGCGGATGCGAACAAGGATGACGTCGTTACCCAGGACGAAGTGACCCTGTCCGCCGAAGCCTTTGCGCGTCTCGATGCGTCCAGGGACGGCAAGGTCACCCAGGAGGAAATTGATGCCGCTATGGCGGGGCATGGCAAGGATGTCTATTCTTTCTTCGTTTCCCAACGAAGAGCGGCCAAGTCCCAGGACTTGCTGGCGGGCATCCTGGGGGACTCGGCCAAGCAGGACGATAGTTCCGCCTCGGAAAAAGCGGCCAGGGAATACATGAAGCGTATGGATGCGAACTCGGACGGAGTGTTGTCCCGGCAGGAAACGTCCGTGTCCGCCACCGCGTTCAATGAAATCGACACCAGCGGCAATGGCAGCATTGAGTTGGCGGAAATGCAGGCCGCGCTCAAGGTCCATGACGCCAAGCTTTCCAGCTATTACTCCTCAATCCAAGAGAGCTCGACCCCGTCCACACTGCGGAAAAAAGTCTGA
- a CDS encoding PEP-CTERM sorting domain-containing protein: MKFLPKFRALLAPAVVMLLLGANPVSAALLTYTEPMTGFTYNSDTVSAAFNSALGSPYTYISFSAASSNDGTSYSPLVTFSTKVGTFGGSDTGNVNFSNEIGPFGSWDGILNIDFNGAYVSAVGFGLVEFDTAVEEIRVYDDSNALLGTFNNQLLNDMFSLWGVSASAGERIGHIELDGNFFAIQDIAFSSTVNSVPEPTSVALLGLGLVVLAFSRRNTNS; this comes from the coding sequence ATGAAGTTCCTGCCCAAGTTCCGCGCTCTATTGGCCCCTGCAGTCGTCATGCTCCTGCTCGGCGCCAATCCTGTTTCAGCTGCTTTGCTTACATACACAGAACCAATGACTGGTTTTACGTACAACTCCGATACGGTATCGGCAGCTTTCAATTCAGCACTTGGCAGTCCATACACATACATCAGTTTTAGCGCAGCATCGAGCAACGATGGCACAAGTTATTCTCCGCTCGTCACTTTTTCGACCAAAGTCGGCACCTTCGGTGGTTCCGATACGGGAAACGTCAACTTCAGCAATGAGATCGGACCCTTCGGCAGCTGGGATGGCATCTTGAATATAGATTTCAATGGCGCATATGTATCCGCCGTTGGGTTCGGATTAGTTGAATTTGATACTGCTGTAGAGGAAATTCGTGTTTACGACGACAGCAATGCGTTGCTTGGCACCTTCAACAATCAGCTACTGAATGACATGTTCAGCTTGTGGGGAGTGTCTGCATCGGCAGGTGAGCGCATAGGGCATATAGAACTTGATGGTAACTTCTTCGCGATTCAAGATATTGCATTCAGCTCAACGGTAAATAGCGTGCCAGAACCAACTTCAGTCGCTCTTCTTGGGCTTGGCCTGGTTGTATTGGCGTTTTCTCGGCGCAATACCAATTCATAG
- a CDS encoding ZIP family metal transporter, with protein sequence MQEFFLNLNPVIQALLATLFTWGVTAAGAALVFLGRTVNQRLLDCMMGFAAGVMIAASFWSLLAPGIEIAEQLGQTAWLTAVIGFLGGGVFMRLIDIFLPHIHPGMCVTDAEGVKTSWQRSTLLVLAITLHNIPEGLAVGVAFGAVAAGLPSATIGGAVALALGIGIQNFPEGTAVSMPLRREGLSRWKSFVMGQYSGLVEPVAGVLGALFVLRMQELLPYALCFAAGAMIFVVVEELIPESQRKPEHIDHVTMSTMGGFAIMMILDVALG encoded by the coding sequence ATGCAGGAATTCTTCTTGAACCTGAATCCCGTAATCCAGGCATTGCTGGCAACCCTTTTTACGTGGGGTGTGACCGCTGCAGGGGCTGCCTTGGTATTCCTGGGCAGAACGGTCAATCAAAGACTGCTTGACTGCATGATGGGTTTCGCGGCCGGAGTCATGATTGCCGCCAGTTTCTGGTCGCTCCTTGCCCCCGGCATAGAGATAGCCGAGCAGTTGGGCCAGACGGCTTGGCTCACGGCGGTCATCGGCTTTCTCGGTGGCGGCGTATTCATGCGCCTCATCGACATATTTCTGCCGCACATTCATCCGGGCATGTGCGTCACGGACGCCGAAGGCGTGAAGACATCCTGGCAGCGCAGCACTCTGCTCGTTCTGGCGATCACACTGCACAACATCCCTGAAGGTTTGGCCGTGGGTGTGGCCTTCGGCGCGGTTGCCGCGGGCTTGCCTTCGGCGACCATCGGCGGTGCGGTGGCGCTGGCACTGGGAATCGGCATCCAGAACTTCCCTGAAGGCACGGCCGTATCCATGCCGCTGCGCCGTGAGGGTCTCAGCCGTTGGAAGAGCTTTGTCATGGGCCAGTACTCCGGCTTGGTCGAACCCGTCGCCGGCGTGCTCGGCGCACTCTTCGTGCTCAGGATGCAGGAGCTGCTGCCGTATGCCTTGTGTTTCGCCGCCGGGGCGATGATCTTTGTCGTCGTCGAGGAACTCATCCCTGAATCTCAACGAAAACCCGAACATATCGATCATGTGACCATGTCAACCATGGGTGGCTTCGCGATCATGATGATCCTGGATGTGGCGCTGGGGTGA
- a CDS encoding dihydrofolate reductase family protein, whose amino-acid sequence MITAHVFIAVSLDGFIARHDGDISWLLQRDDPEEDHGYTDFIADKDAIVMGRGSYEKVATFDKWPYDRPVIVLSKQLAGSRVPEELKGKLQFSGLDPRKLLEDLPGRNIRRVYVDGGQVIQSFLRDGLIHDMVITTVPVLIGGGKPLFGDLAQDIDLELVCSRTFPSGLVQSSYRILK is encoded by the coding sequence ATGATCACTGCGCATGTGTTCATCGCCGTCAGCTTGGACGGTTTCATCGCCCGGCACGACGGAGACATAAGTTGGCTGTTGCAGAGGGATGATCCGGAAGAGGATCATGGCTACACGGATTTCATCGCCGACAAGGACGCCATCGTCATGGGACGAGGGAGCTATGAAAAGGTCGCCACCTTCGACAAATGGCCCTATGACCGTCCCGTCATCGTACTGTCGAAACAACTCGCCGGATCCAGAGTCCCCGAGGAACTGAAGGGCAAACTTCAGTTTTCCGGTCTTGACCCCAGGAAGTTGCTGGAGGATTTGCCGGGACGAAACATTCGCCGGGTTTATGTCGACGGCGGACAGGTGATACAGTCTTTCCTCCGGGACGGACTGATCCATGACATGGTCATCACGACTGTCCCGGTTCTGATCGGCGGCGGAAAACCTTTGTTTGGGGATCTGGCGCAGGACATTGACCTGGAACTGGTGTGTAGCCGAACATTTCCTTCCGGTCTCGTTCAATCCAGTTACCGTATACTGAAGTGA